The segment AGAAGCAGCTCTAAAGTACTTTTTAGTCCAAGCTATAGGATCAGCTGTGCTATTAGCAGCAGCCTCTACACTCCTAATCATGACTAACTCCTCAAAAGTAATTATCCTATCTGCCCTTCTACTGAAGATAGGGGCAGCCCCACTTCACTTTTGACTACCCCCAATTATACAAGGCATCTCTTGATCACGATGTATTATTTTAATAACAATCCAAAAGATTGCCCCCATAGCAATAGTAACCTATACTCTCTCTCCCAGAACACTCTTAATTATCAGAAGATCCTCGATAATTTCAGCTATCTTAGGGGGTCTAGGAGGGCTAAATCAAACCATAATACGCAAAATCATGGCCTATTCTTCTATTAGTCACATGGGGTGACTTCTAGCAGCCATTTCACTTAACTCAACCATTTGAATAAACTATTTACTTATCTACAGGATTATTTCAGCATCTTTAGCAATTATAATAGACCAAAATCAACTCTTCCACATTAAGCAGCT is part of the Macrobrachium nipponense mitochondrion, complete genome genome and harbors:
- the ND2 gene encoding NADH dehydrogenase subunit 2, which encodes MLLINPSTLLFSSTLITGMIIAISSPSWFTSWIGLELNLLSFIPLIFSKQNTFSSEAALKYFLVQAMGSAVLLAAASTLLIMTNSSKVIILSALLLKMGAAPLHFWLPPIMQGISWSRCIILMTIQKIAPMAMVTYTLSPSTLLIISSSSMISAILGGLGGLNQTMMRKIMAYSSISHMGWLLAAISLNSTIWMNYLLIYSIISASLAIMMDQNQLFHIKQLMSVSYSQVSKITVFLSLFSLGGLPPFLGFLPKLSVIKELTAQTSILWVSVLTMSALITLFFYTRISITALTLKSPKMLTLSSSQSQKMALFSLINLTPILYPLAVMIQF